From Lysobacter silvisoli, the proteins below share one genomic window:
- a CDS encoding PepSY-associated TM helix domain-containing protein — protein sequence MKNTYSQAMAWLHTWTGLIVGWLLFVIFVGGTIACFDKELTHWMQPALHGHERGADAVSLDAAVAQLQKLSKEHPHAYYLTLPGERSKTLQGGVYYDAGDPDLLDLDPSTGAAVPETAGGEFFFTLHYNLHAGTWGMYVVGLAGMFMLVAIVTGIVIHKRIFKDFFTFRPTAGGQRAWLDGHNLTGVLGLPFYLMIAYTGVAIFVANYMPAGLFAAYDGDVEKFFVEAADSYERPETGKPLQRIHSLDALLADARARLGEPVTWASVHHPDDTSATISFGGDHSRDVAWNFRQVFYDAGDGRFLHQSGEMAAGYTAYTFLGGLHMAQWGGSALRWLYFVMGIAGCVMIASGLQVWVNKRAKKIAEAGSLSGYGLVQALNLGVVGGMPLASAAMVIGNRLIAADAAGRSGAEIAVFCAVWIAASLYAAIPAVHRRGWGRWFGLNALAFAAIPLVNLATAPNSHLLATLGRGDWALAAVDLTALGLGAGFAALAWRSYAKARQPQDARASRRRERAGGPALAER from the coding sequence ATGAAGAACACCTACTCGCAGGCCATGGCCTGGCTGCACACCTGGACCGGCCTGATCGTGGGCTGGCTGCTGTTCGTGATCTTCGTCGGCGGCACCATCGCCTGCTTCGACAAGGAGCTCACCCACTGGATGCAGCCGGCGCTGCACGGCCACGAGCGCGGTGCGGACGCGGTGAGCCTGGACGCGGCTGTAGCGCAATTGCAGAAGCTTTCCAAAGAACACCCGCACGCCTACTACCTCACCTTGCCGGGCGAGCGCAGCAAGACCCTGCAGGGCGGGGTGTACTACGACGCCGGCGACCCGGACCTGTTGGACCTGGATCCGTCCACCGGCGCCGCCGTGCCCGAGACCGCAGGCGGCGAATTCTTCTTCACCCTGCACTACAACCTGCACGCCGGAACCTGGGGCATGTACGTGGTCGGCCTGGCCGGCATGTTCATGCTGGTGGCGATCGTTACCGGCATCGTGATCCACAAGCGCATCTTCAAGGACTTTTTCACCTTCCGGCCCACGGCCGGCGGCCAGCGCGCCTGGCTGGACGGGCACAACCTCACCGGCGTGCTGGGCCTGCCGTTCTATCTGATGATCGCCTACACCGGCGTGGCGATCTTCGTCGCCAACTACATGCCGGCCGGATTGTTCGCCGCCTACGACGGCGACGTGGAGAAGTTCTTCGTCGAGGCCGCCGACAGCTATGAGCGGCCGGAGACCGGCAAGCCGCTGCAGCGCATCCACTCGCTCGACGCCTTGCTGGCCGATGCGCGCGCGCGCCTGGGCGAGCCGGTGACCTGGGCGAGCGTGCACCACCCCGACGACACCAGCGCGACCATTTCCTTCGGCGGCGACCACAGCCGCGATGTGGCCTGGAACTTCCGCCAGGTGTTCTACGACGCCGGCGACGGGCGCTTCCTGCACCAAAGCGGCGAGATGGCGGCGGGCTATACCGCGTACACCTTTCTCGGCGGCCTGCACATGGCGCAGTGGGGCGGCAGCGCATTGCGCTGGCTGTACTTCGTGATGGGCATCGCCGGTTGCGTGATGATCGCCAGCGGCCTGCAGGTATGGGTGAACAAGCGCGCCAAGAAGATCGCCGAGGCCGGCAGCCTGTCGGGCTATGGCCTGGTGCAGGCATTGAACCTGGGCGTGGTCGGCGGCATGCCGTTGGCCAGTGCGGCGATGGTGATCGGCAATCGGCTGATCGCGGCCGATGCGGCCGGTCGCAGCGGCGCGGAGATCGCGGTGTTCTGCGCGGTGTGGATCGCGGCCTCGCTGTACGCGGCGATTCCGGCCGTGCACCGGCGCGGCTGGGGCCGGTGGTTCGGCTTGAATGCCTTGGCGTTCGCGGCAATTCCGCTGGTGAACCTGGCGACGGCGCCGAACAGCCATCTGCTGGCCACGCTGGGCCGCGGCGATTGGGCGCTGGCGGCGGTGGATCTGACCGCGTTGGGGCTGGGCGCGGGTTTCGCGGCGCTGGCCTGGCGCAGCTACGCCAAGGCGCGGCAGCCGCAGGATGCGCGCGCGTCGCGGCGGCGCGAGCGCGCCGGCGGGCCGGCGCTGGCGGAACGCTGA
- a CDS encoding TraB/GumN family protein, which yields MRFALLACLAFCLAPAAHAQSAAPAPAEVIRDVDTVVVSGVLPGPGMWKVSRGDHVLWILGTLSPVPKGMTWLSRDVEAVIAQSQEIIEPPSLNVSSDLGMFRSMLLIPSALKARKNPDDKTLREVVPADLYARWLPLKARYIGSDRGVEKWRPVFAAQELYEAAIRRSGLSLSGIVWPVVKENAKKHEVKLTPSRLEIKIQDPKAAIKEFNQSALADTDCFAKTLARIEGDLETMRARANAWAVGDIEALRALPQGDQYEVCVRAVTASAVAQRLGFGDMRARVTEHWLGKADAALASNRVTFATLPIAELLREDGYLAKLKARGYTVEEP from the coding sequence ATGCGCTTCGCCCTGCTCGCCTGCCTCGCGTTCTGCCTCGCTCCCGCCGCCCACGCGCAAAGCGCCGCGCCCGCTCCCGCCGAAGTCATCCGCGACGTCGACACCGTGGTGGTGTCCGGCGTGCTGCCCGGCCCGGGCATGTGGAAGGTCAGCCGCGGCGACCATGTGCTGTGGATCCTCGGCACGCTGAGCCCCGTGCCCAAGGGCATGACCTGGCTGTCGCGCGACGTCGAAGCGGTGATCGCGCAGTCGCAGGAGATCATCGAGCCGCCCTCGCTCAACGTCAGCAGCGACCTGGGCATGTTCCGCAGCATGCTGCTGATCCCCTCGGCGCTGAAGGCACGCAAGAACCCCGACGACAAGACGCTGCGCGAAGTGGTGCCGGCCGACTTGTACGCGCGCTGGCTGCCGCTGAAGGCGCGCTACATCGGCAGCGACCGCGGCGTGGAGAAATGGCGGCCGGTGTTCGCCGCGCAGGAACTGTATGAAGCCGCGATCCGCCGCTCCGGCCTGTCGCTGAGCGGCATCGTCTGGCCGGTGGTCAAGGAAAACGCCAAGAAGCATGAGGTCAAGCTCACGCCCTCGCGCCTGGAGATCAAGATCCAGGACCCCAAGGCCGCGATCAAGGAGTTCAACCAAAGCGCCCTGGCCGACACCGACTGCTTCGCCAAGACCCTGGCCCGCATCGAGGGCGACCTGGAAACCATGCGCGCACGCGCCAACGCCTGGGCCGTGGGCGACATCGAAGCCCTGCGCGCGCTGCCGCAGGGCGACCAGTACGAAGTCTGCGTGCGCGCGGTCACCGCCTCCGCCGTGGCCCAGCGCCTGGGCTTCGGCGACATGCGCGCGCGCGTCACCGAACATTGGCTGGGCAAGGCCGACGCCGCGCTGGCCAGCAACCGCGTCACCTTCGCCACCCTGCCGATCGCCGAACTGCTGCGCGAAGACGGCTACCTGGCCAAGCTCAAGGCGCGCGGCTACACGGTGGAGGAACCCTGA
- a CDS encoding NIPSNAP family protein, producing the protein MVTCYLRYVLDPAKLSEFETYARMWIPLVERLGGTHHGYFLPGEGPSNIALALFSFPSLAAYEIYRQQAADDPGCQAAVRYYEETRCFLSYERSFYRPVLA; encoded by the coding sequence TTGGTCACCTGCTACCTGCGCTACGTGCTCGACCCGGCCAAGCTGAGCGAGTTCGAAACCTACGCCCGCATGTGGATCCCGCTGGTCGAGCGCCTGGGCGGCACGCACCACGGCTACTTCCTGCCCGGCGAGGGGCCGAGCAATATCGCGCTGGCGTTGTTTTCGTTTCCTTCGCTGGCCGCCTATGAGATCTACCGCCAGCAGGCCGCCGACGATCCCGGTTGTCAGGCGGCGGTGCGCTATTACGAGGAAACGCGCTGCTTCTTGAGCTACGAGCGCAGCTTCTACCGGCCGGTGCTGGCGTGA
- the purT gene encoding formate-dependent phosphoribosylglycinamide formyltransferase: MTTLGTPLSPHACRVLLLGSGELGKEVAIELQRYGVEVIAADRYADAPAMQVAHRSHVLDMLDGQAVRALIAAERPHLIVPEIEAIHTQTLVELEREFAERGTDTRVIPTARAARLTMDREGIRRLAAETLQLPTSPYRFVDTVEDYRAAVAEIGLPCVVKPVMSSSGKGQSLVRGTDDVDRAWDYAQTGGRAGAGRVIVEGFIDFDYEITLLTVRHAGGTTFCAPIGHLQRDGDYRESWQPQPMSPRALERAQQIAHAITDDLGGWGVFGVELFVRGDEVWFSEVSPRPHDTGLVTLISQDLSEFALHARAILGLPIPAIREYGPSASCAVLAQGHGVPVFSGVDAALTQADTQLRLFGKPRVEGHRRVAVTLALGADVDAARERAREAAAALTIELR; encoded by the coding sequence ATGACCACGCTCGGCACGCCCCTGTCCCCGCACGCCTGTCGCGTGTTGCTGCTCGGTTCGGGCGAATTGGGCAAAGAGGTGGCGATCGAACTGCAGCGCTACGGGGTGGAGGTGATCGCGGCCGACCGCTACGCCGACGCGCCGGCCATGCAGGTCGCGCACCGCAGCCATGTGCTGGACATGCTCGATGGCCAGGCCGTGCGCGCGCTGATCGCCGCCGAACGCCCGCACCTGATCGTGCCGGAGATCGAGGCCATCCACACCCAGACCCTGGTGGAGCTGGAGCGCGAATTCGCCGAGCGCGGCACCGATACGCGGGTGATTCCGACCGCGCGCGCCGCGCGCCTGACCATGGACCGCGAGGGCATCCGCCGCCTGGCCGCCGAAACCCTGCAGCTGCCGACCTCGCCCTACCGTTTCGTCGACACCGTGGAGGACTATCGCGCCGCCGTGGCCGAGATCGGCCTGCCCTGCGTGGTCAAGCCGGTGATGTCGTCCTCGGGCAAGGGCCAGAGCCTGGTGCGCGGCACCGACGACGTGGACCGCGCCTGGGACTACGCCCAGACCGGCGGCCGCGCCGGCGCCGGCCGGGTCATCGTCGAGGGCTTCATCGACTTCGATTACGAGATCACCCTGCTGACCGTGCGCCATGCCGGCGGCACCACCTTCTGCGCGCCCATCGGCCACCTGCAGCGCGACGGCGACTACCGCGAAAGCTGGCAGCCGCAGCCGATGTCGCCGCGCGCGCTGGAGCGCGCGCAGCAGATCGCGCATGCGATCACCGACGACCTGGGCGGCTGGGGCGTGTTCGGCGTGGAGTTGTTCGTGCGCGGCGACGAGGTCTGGTTCAGCGAGGTCTCGCCGCGGCCGCACGACACCGGCCTGGTCACCCTGATTTCGCAGGACCTGAGCGAGTTCGCGCTGCACGCGCGCGCGATCCTGGGCCTGCCGATTCCGGCGATCCGCGAATACGGCCCCTCGGCATCCTGCGCGGTGCTGGCGCAGGGCCACGGCGTGCCGGTGTTCTCCGGCGTCGACGCGGCGCTGACGCAGGCCGACACCCAACTGCGCTTGTTCGGCAAGCCGCGCGTGGAGGGCCACCGCCGGGTGGCGGTCACGCTGGCGCTGGGTGCCGATGTGGACGCGGCGCGCGAGCGCGCGCGCGAGGCGGCCGCGGCATTGACCATCGAGCTGCGCTGA
- a CDS encoding SPFH domain-containing protein: MKENPTRSLSGIPTLLLLLAAGAFAFWLFVGGIQAKADLQIAAAIALGALLFFGLIGLYKVEPNQAAVLSLFGKYVGTVKDNGLRWNNPFYAKKKVSQRVRNFESGKLKVNELDGSPIEIAAVIVWQVVDSAEAVYNVDDYESFVHIQSESALRAMATSYPYDQHEEGQLALRSHAAEISQHLKDELAERLADAGVQVLDARISHLAYAPEIAHAMLQRQQANAVIAARTRIVAGAVGMVEMALAELQKNGVVHLDEERKAQMVSNLLVVLCGDRSTQPIVNAGTLY; encoded by the coding sequence ATGAAAGAGAACCCGACCCGCTCCCTGTCCGGCATCCCGACCCTGCTGCTCCTGCTGGCGGCCGGCGCCTTCGCCTTCTGGCTGTTCGTCGGCGGCATCCAGGCCAAGGCCGATCTGCAGATCGCCGCCGCGATCGCCCTGGGCGCGCTGCTCTTCTTCGGCCTGATCGGCCTGTACAAGGTCGAGCCCAACCAGGCCGCCGTGCTGAGCCTGTTCGGCAAGTACGTGGGCACGGTCAAGGACAACGGCCTGCGCTGGAACAACCCCTTCTACGCCAAGAAGAAGGTCAGCCAGCGCGTGCGCAACTTCGAAAGCGGCAAGCTCAAGGTCAACGAACTCGACGGCAGCCCGATCGAGATCGCCGCGGTCATCGTCTGGCAGGTGGTGGACTCGGCCGAGGCCGTCTACAACGTGGACGACTACGAGAGCTTCGTCCACATCCAGTCCGAGTCGGCGCTGCGCGCCATGGCCACCAGCTACCCCTACGACCAGCACGAGGAAGGCCAGTTGGCCCTGCGCAGCCACGCCGCCGAGATTTCCCAGCACCTCAAGGACGAGTTGGCCGAACGCCTGGCCGACGCCGGCGTGCAGGTGCTGGACGCGCGCATCAGCCACCTGGCCTACGCACCGGAAATCGCCCACGCCATGCTCCAGCGCCAGCAGGCCAACGCGGTGATCGCCGCGCGCACCCGCATCGTCGCCGGCGCGGTGGGCATGGTCGAAATGGCCCTGGCCGAACTGCAGAAGAACGGCGTGGTGCATCTGGACGAGGAACGCAAGGCGCAGATGGTCAGCAACCTGCTGGTGGTGCTGTGCGGCGACCGCAGCACCCAGCCCATCGTCAACGCCGGCACCCTGTACTGA